Below is a window of Hydrogenimonas sp. SS33 DNA.
GTACACCATGTCTTCGCCGTCGCCTCCTCCCTCGACAGCCTCGTAGTCGGGGAGACGCAGATCGCCGGCCAGCTCAAGGACGCTTTCCGGTTCGCCTACGAAAACGGCTACTGCGGCCAGAAACTGGCGCGGGTGATCCACTTCGCCTTCAAATGTGCCGCCGAAGTACGCAACTCCACCGACATCTCCAAGAGCCCGGTCTCCGTCGCCGCGGCCGCCGTGGCCCAGGCGAAGGAGGTGATGGGGGGCAATCTCGGCGGGTTTACGGGCCTGGTCGTGGGGGCCGGGGAGATGAGCCGCATCGTCGCCCAGCACCTGGTGGCCAACGGGTGCAACGTCATCATCTTCAACCGTACGATGGAAAAGGCCAAGGCGATCGCCGACGAAGTGGGAGAGCGCATCGACGTGGAGCCTTTTCATGCCCTGCCCGAATTCATCAACCGTTACCGTCTTCTTTTTACCGCCACCGGCGCGCCCGAGGCGATCATCAGCGACGAAATGGTCCAGCATGCGGGGTTCGACCGCCACTGGTTCGACCTGGCGGTGCCGCGGGATATCGAAGTGATCAGCGACGACAAGGTCCATATCTACGCGGTGGACGACCTGCAGCAGATCGTCGACACCAATATGAAACTACGCCAGGAGCAGGCGCGCAAAGCCTACGAAATCGTCGGCCGCTATACCCGTGACTTTTTCAAGTGGCTCCAGAGCCTGATGATCGAACCTCTCATCAAGGAGATCCGGCTTCAGGCGAAAGAGGCGGCGATGGCGGAAGTGTCGCGGGCCGTGAAAAAAGGGTTCATTCCGCCCGAGACCCGAGAGAATGTGGAGCGCCTGGTCCACAACGCTTTCAAGAAGTTTCTGCATGTGCCCACCAAACAGCTCAAGGCCGTCGCCGACCAGCCCCGGGCCGATACGATCATCGAGGCGATGAAGTATGTCTTTCAAACCGATACGGATATCCGGATGGGTGACAAATATAAATGCGAATTTATCATGAAAGACGAGATTAAATAATTATCCAAAAGAGTATTAAGCATATGAACTTTACAGAAGTAGTCAAAAAAATTTTAGAAAATCAGCCAATGACTCCACAGCAAATAAGAGATGAAATCAAAAAAAAGTATCCTGAATTCTACGGAACAGAATCACATCAAAGAAACTTTGAAAAAGGGCATTACAATAGTATCGATCATGCAGTATTGGCACAAATTTATAGTATTATTAAAACTAACGACAATTTTTTAATTGATAAATCAACAAAACCATTAACTGTAATTATTGATAAACCAGAGCCTATTATTAATGATAAGGGTTATGTTATAGAAGATTATGAGAAAGAAGAAGGCATAGTTTATGTTTTGAAAACAAATACTTTTACAAAAGATAATCTTGAAATAATCAAAATTGGATTTACTACACAAGATGTTGAAACAAGAATAAACCAACTATATACAACCGGTGTTCCATTTAAATTTACATTATTTAAATCATATCCAACAAAAAACTATATTGAGCTTGAAAAAGCACTACATAAATTACTGGAACCATTTAAACTAAATAATACAAGAGAATTTTTTACAGAAGAAGCGTTAGAATATATTGATGAGATAGTAAATATACATAGTAAAATATTAAACAAAAAAATGGATGACAAATAATAGGAGAGAAATATTTGATACTACGGTCAAATATTCTCAACTTAACCATTATTGAGGTATCACTATATTGGTGAAATGAAAAAACCGATCTCCAATAACCAATACACCAACATACCAATAACAAAAAGGAATAACATGCGATTTTCCAAAATGCTGATTCCGACACTCAAAGAGGCGCCCAAGGATGCGGTGCTTCCCAGCCACATCTATCTGGTGCGCGGCGGATTTATCTATCAGGTGGCCAGCGGCATCTACGATTTTCTCCCTCTGGGGAAAAAGGTGCTGGACAAGGTGCGGGCCATTGTCAAGGAGGAGCTCGATGCGGCGGGATGCCAGGAGGTGCAGCTGGGCTTCGTGACGCCGGCGGAGCTTTGGAAACGGAGCGGCCGGTATGAAAAGTACGGGGCGGAGCTGCTGCGTTTCGAAGACAGGAAGGGCAACGAATTCGTCCTGGGGCCGACCCATGAAGAGATGATGGTGGAGATGGTCAAGCAGTTCGTCAGCAGCTACAAGCAGCTTCCTCTGAACCTCTACCAGATCAACCTGAAGTTCCGGGACGAGGCGCGGCCCAGATTCGGGCTGATGCGGGGCCGGGAGTTCATCATGAAAGACGGCTACAGCTTCCACGCCGACCGGGAAGATATGATCCGCGAATTCAACCTGATGGAGTCGACCTACCGGAAGATCTTCACCCGCATGGGCCTCGACTTCAGGGTTGTGGAAGCCGACAGCGGCGCCATCGGCGGCGAAGGGAGCAAAGAGTTCATGGTGTTGGCTGACAGCGGGGAAGACACCATCGTCGTCTGCGAGGGGTGCGACTACGCCGCCAATATCGAAGCGGCCAAACGCAAAGCCCCCGAACCTCCGGCAGAAGCCCCCGAGGCGGAGCTCAACAGCTTCCATACCCCCGGCATCAAAAGCATCGACGACCTGGCGAAATTTTTCTATGTCGACCCCTACCATCTCGTCAAAGCGGTGGCGAAAAAGGCCCTCTACGATGAGGGCAAAAGCGAGATCGTCCTCTTTTTCCTGCGTGGTAGCGACGAACTTCAGGAGACCAAGGCGGCCAATGCCGTCGGTGCCAACGAACTGGAGGATGTGAGCGAAGAGGAGCTGGAAGCGGCGGGGCTAGTGCCGGGCTTCATGGGCCCCGTGCTGATCGTCCGAAACGTAGGCGCGTTCGAAGGGGCTCCCGTTTTTAGGGAGGAGATCGCCCATCCGGGTCTGCGGATGGTGCTGGATGAAAACCTCAAAGGCGCGAAACAGATGATCGCCGGCGCCAACGAGAAAGATTACCACCTCGTCGGTGTCGACTTCGGTGCGCTCGAAGCGCTGCCCTATGCCGACATCGCCCAGGTCCGGGAGGGAGACGCCTGCCCCCGGTGCGGCGGCAAGCTTTCTTATACGAAGGGGATCGAAGTGGGGCAC
It encodes the following:
- a CDS encoding proline--tRNA ligase; this translates as MRFSKMLIPTLKEAPKDAVLPSHIYLVRGGFIYQVASGIYDFLPLGKKVLDKVRAIVKEELDAAGCQEVQLGFVTPAELWKRSGRYEKYGAELLRFEDRKGNEFVLGPTHEEMMVEMVKQFVSSYKQLPLNLYQINLKFRDEARPRFGLMRGREFIMKDGYSFHADREDMIREFNLMESTYRKIFTRMGLDFRVVEADSGAIGGEGSKEFMVLADSGEDTIVVCEGCDYAANIEAAKRKAPEPPAEAPEAELNSFHTPGIKSIDDLAKFFYVDPYHLVKAVAKKALYDEGKSEIVLFFLRGSDELQETKAANAVGANELEDVSEEELEAAGLVPGFMGPVLIVRNVGAFEGAPVFREEIAHPGLRMVLDENLKGAKQMIAGANEKDYHLVGVDFGALEALPYADIAQVREGDACPRCGGKLSYTKGIEVGHIFQLGTRYSEPLEATFLDENGKRKPFVMGTYGIGVSRLLAAVIEQHHDDRGAIWPAPVAPFETVIVIGNVKDAAQKEAGEAIYRTLLEGGVDVLLDDRPERFGFKMKDFELIGFPYAIVVGKKLSEGRVELVSRESLEKEELPIDDAVARLMEKLG
- the hemA gene encoding glutamyl-tRNA reductase, whose amino-acid sequence is MQYVVVSFSHKNTDIVVREKLSFSNEEEKRKALDNVLEIRDINEAILLSTCNRVEFIVSTSNPSAALDIIFMTLHHHSGLSVEELEGRADVYEDEGAVHHVFAVASSLDSLVVGETQIAGQLKDAFRFAYENGYCGQKLARVIHFAFKCAAEVRNSTDISKSPVSVAAAAVAQAKEVMGGNLGGFTGLVVGAGEMSRIVAQHLVANGCNVIIFNRTMEKAKAIADEVGERIDVEPFHALPEFINRYRLLFTATGAPEAIISDEMVQHAGFDRHWFDLAVPRDIEVISDDKVHIYAVDDLQQIVDTNMKLRQEQARKAYEIVGRYTRDFFKWLQSLMIEPLIKEIRLQAKEAAMAEVSRAVKKGFIPPETRENVERLVHNAFKKFLHVPTKQLKAVADQPRADTIIEAMKYVFQTDTDIRMGDKYKCEFIMKDEIK
- a CDS encoding GIY-YIG nuclease family protein produces the protein MNFTEVVKKILENQPMTPQQIRDEIKKKYPEFYGTESHQRNFEKGHYNSIDHAVLAQIYSIIKTNDNFLIDKSTKPLTVIIDKPEPIINDKGYVIEDYEKEEGIVYVLKTNTFTKDNLEIIKIGFTTQDVETRINQLYTTGVPFKFTLFKSYPTKNYIELEKALHKLLEPFKLNNTREFFTEEALEYIDEIVNIHSKILNKKMDDK